Proteins co-encoded in one Papaver somniferum cultivar HN1 chromosome 5, ASM357369v1, whole genome shotgun sequence genomic window:
- the LOC113280969 gene encoding mitochondrial substrate carrier family protein E-like, whose product MEDKQKFKDSSQVSVSSFLHNNKNNTQFFVWKEFLFGAAAGGFGEGMMHPIDTIKTRMQSQAILSEAKPAKSILEMVRKVWAVDGYRGLYRGVTPALTGSLATGATYFGVIESTKKWIEELHPNLGGHWAYFIAGGAGDTLGSFIYVPCEVVKQRMQVQGTKKSWSSMVMKENVCQKSGGKMYVYYSGIFQAGSSIWKQQGLRGLYAGYWSTLARDVPFAGLMVTFYESLRDFAEYGKQRWLPNSDIQPSNSVEGLLLGGLAGGFSAYLTTPLDVIKTRLQVQGPIVRYKGWLDAVTRIWMIEGGRGLFRGSVPRVIWYVPASALTFMAVEFLRDTFGTEVDSNEVTNLSIDKTSTTLPEVA is encoded by the exons ATGGAGGacaaacaaaaatttaaagacaGTAGTCAAGTGTCTGTGTCATCTTTCCTCcataacaacaaaaacaacacTCAGTTCTTCG TATGGAAGGAGTTCTTGTTCGGAGCAGCTGCAGGGGGATTTGGTGAAGGGATGATGCATCCAATTGATACTATAAAGACGCGGATGCAGAGTCAAGCTATACTTAGCGAAGCCAAG CCTGCAAAGAGTATCTTGGAGATGGTTCGGAAAGTCTGGGCTGTTGATGGATATAGAG GGCTCTATAGAGGAGTAACTCCTGCACTAACAGGATCCCTTGCAACTGGGGCAACATATTTTGGTGTCATTGAGTCCACTAAAAAGTGGATCGAAGAATTGCATCCGAACCTCGGGGGTCATTGGGCATACTTCATTGCTGGAGGAGCTG GAGATACACTTGGATCTTTTATCTATGTACCATGCGAAGTGGTGAAACAGCGTATGCAGGTACAAGGCACCAAAAAGTCTTGGAGTTCTATGGTCATGAAAGAAAATGTCTGCCAGAAATCTGGAGGAAAAATGTATGTGTACTACTCCGGCATATTTCAGGCAGGCTCCTCAATTTGGAAACAACAAGGTCTGCGGGGGTTATACGCTGG ATATTGGTCTACTCTTGCAAGAGATGTCCCATTTGCTGGTCTTATG GTTACATTTTATGAATCCCTGAGGGATTTTGCTGAATATGGGAAGCAAAGATGGTTGCCTAACTCAGATATTCAACCTAGTAATTCTGTTGAGGGGTTACTACTAGGGGGCTTGGCCGGTG GTTTTAGTGCATATCTCACTACCCCGCTTGATGTCATCAAAACAAGACTTCAAGTACAAGGTCCAATTGTGAG GTATAAAGGCTGGTTGGATGCGGTTACTAGGATTTGGATGATTGAAGGTGGAAGGGGTTTGTTTAGAGGCAGTGTACCTAGAGTCATATGGTATGTTCCAGCCTCTGCTCTCACATTCATGGCGGTAGAATTCCTCAGAGATACTTTCGGAACTGAAGTAGACAGCAACGAAGTTACAAATTTGTCTATAGATAAAACAAGTACAACCTTACCGGAGGTGGCCTAG